CGGGCAGCCGCCGCCGACCCGGACCTTGATCGCCTCGCGGGCGGCGAGCGCCTGCTCCGCCGACGCGACCAGCGCCTCGTCCACGCCGTTCTTCCCGACCTGGACCGCGGGGCGTTCGCCGTGGAGCGCGGCGCGGATCTCGCGCCGCTCCTTGCCGCCCGTCGTGTGCCGCACCGGACCGATCATCGTCCCTCCGGCAGCGCGCCGAGCAGCCCGCGCGCCGTGTCGTCCCCGGGCGCCCGCCGCAGGTAGTCGGTCAGGAGCCCGCGCGCCTCGCCGACGCGGCCGTGGTCGGTCAGCAGGACCGCCAAGCGCAGCGCAGCGCCGCCGAAGAGCGGGTTCGCCGCCAGCGCCGCGCGGTAGTCGGCCTCCGCGCCGGCGGCGTCGTTCAGGTTTTCGCGGGCCGCGCCGCGCAGCATCAGCGCCTCGGCGTCGCGCGGAGACTGCCGCAGGTGACGCTCGAACGCCGCCAGAGCCGGCCGCCACTGCCGCCTGACGACGAGGAGCCGTCCTCGCTCGAGCTGCAGCCCCGGCATGTCGTCGTTCCCCGGCGGAATCCGGCGGAGTTCCGCTTCCGCGTCGTCGGTGCGTCCGACCATGCGCAGCGCGACGGCCCGTTCGAGATGCAGGCCGGGCGCGTCCCCCTCGAGCATCAACTTGTCGAGCAGCGGCAAAGCCTTGAGCGGCTCCCCCTTCTCGAGCCAGCGCGCGGCCTCCGTGTACAGCAGGTACGCTTGGAGCTTGTCCTTCGGATCGGCGAGAG
This genomic interval from bacterium contains the following:
- a CDS encoding YhbY family RNA-binding protein, which produces MIGPVRHTTGGKERREIRAALHGERPAVQVGKNGVDEALVASAEQALAAREAIKVRVGGGCP